In Macadamia integrifolia cultivar HAES 741 chromosome 13, SCU_Mint_v3, whole genome shotgun sequence, one DNA window encodes the following:
- the LOC122058611 gene encoding LOW QUALITY PROTEIN: uncharacterized protein LOC122058611 (The sequence of the model RefSeq protein was modified relative to this genomic sequence to represent the inferred CDS: inserted 1 base in 1 codon), with protein MALYYGAASLHSRPSPPIISVPKCRLLLLKLYSSSPSLQTGKQLSASFKAAAQSEGTEGGVTKDPSSFSGSFSSARTQLDLLEQLTSTSSSGDGYESGGDYQRPTIHDQLSQLVGDQEGQDFSIPLGKNLKKATEKFLTISQKRNIKRQAYLNQVSKRNDSXFFATIGAFVLLPPLVILGVAVLTGYVQLFP; from the exons ATGGCACTCTATTATGGGGCTGCTTCTCTCCACTCAAGGCCTTCACCCCCTATAATTTCGGTTCCAAAATGCAGACTTTTACTCCTTAAGCTCTACTCCAGCTCTCCAAGCCTACAAACAGGAAAACAGCTCTCCGCTTCTTTTAAGGCGGCGGCTCAATCAGAAGGAACAGAGGGAGGAGTAACAAAGGACCCTTCAAGTTTCTCAG GTTCATTCTCTTCTGCCCGGACTCAGCTAGATCTCTTGGAACAACTGACATCAACCAGCTCCTCGGGTGATG GTTATGAGAGTGGTGGTGATTATCAGCGACCAACAATTCATGATCAGCTCTCTCAGCTGGTTGGAGACCAAGAAGGTCAGGATTTCAGCATACCGTTAGGTAAAAATCTAAAGAAGGCGACTGAAAAGTTTTTAACTATCTCACAGAAGAGGAACATCAAAAGACAGGCTTACTTGAATCAAGTGTCCAAAAGAAATGATA TTTTCTTTGCCACAATTGGAGCATTTGTACTTCTTCCACCGTTAGTCATATTAGGAGTAGCTGTATTAACTGGTTATGTGCAGCTTTTTCCATGA
- the LOC122058884 gene encoding probable (S)-N-methylcoclaurine 3'-hydroxylase isozyme 2 has product MRIMVQRAVIGDINLFFPLFLLTLLFLLYKNFRSSPSKGLPPGPTPWPIIGNIHQMGMESYVSITHLAQTYGSLISLRLGPRLLVVASSPASATEILKTHDTVLSGRIAVDLKANPERMTMVWAPECNDQWRNLRTLYRSESFSAKVIECQEILRENKVMELISFLSAKEGDVVNIGDVMYATVFNILSNLFLSEDLISFEDDGSDERIKQLMKRMMVLVSTPDLGELFPIFKRLDIQRLNKRKRGLFEKISATWKNIIKERRARVVDGGISSEQDFLDFLINRGFTDDYINNIFHELFTAGTDTSGTTIDGTTIEWAMAELMKNIDAMNKVRDELTKEMIGNFVQESDLPRLPYLHACVKETLRLHPPAPFLLAHRAIDTCTVKNYTIPKDSSIFVNAWAIGRDPVAWDDPLTFKPERFLESDVEFKGNHFQFIPFGAGRRICPGIPMPARQIHFILASLIHSFDWSLPEGMHPANLDMTEKFGIMLRKKQPLLLIPKARHSQ; this is encoded by the exons ATGAGAATCATGGTTCAAAGAGCTGTCATCGGAGACATAaatctcttcttccctctcttcttattaactcttctctttctcctttacaAGAATTTCAGATCTTCCCCATCCAAAGGTCTTCCACCAGGACCAACTCCATGGCCCATCATAGGAAACATTCACCAAATGGGAATGGAGTCCTATGTCTCAATCACCCACTTAGCTCAAACCTATGGCTCACTTATCTCACTAAGACTTGGTCCCCGGCTCCTTGTAGTTGCATCATCACCAGCCTCGGCAACTGAGATACTCAAGACCCATGACACTGTACTCTCCGGCCGCATCGCAGTCGACCTTAAGGCCAATCCAGAACGCATGACAATGGTATGGGCTCCTGAGTGCAATGATCAATGGAGGAATCTACGTACCCTTTATCGGTCTGAGTCGTTCTCAGCCAAGGTGATCGAGTGTCAAGAAATTTTGAGGGAGAATAAGGTGATGGAACTTATAAGTTTTCTGAGTGCAAAGGAAGGTGATGTTGTGAACATAGGTGACGTAATGTATGCCACTGTTTTTAACATCTTGAGTAATCTTTTCCTGTCAGAGGATTTGATTAGCTTTGAGGATGATGGTAGCGATGAAAGAATCAAGCAActgatgaagaggatgatggTGTTGGTGTCAACTCCTGACTTGGGTGAATTGTTTCCAATATTCAAGAGGTTAGATATTCAGAGGCTAAACAAGAGGAAGAGGGGGTTGTTTGAGAAGATCAGTGCTACGtggaagaatatcatcaaagaAAGAAGAGCGAGGGTAGTTGATGGTGGTATTTCAAGCGAACAAGATTTCTTGGATTTTCTGATCAACCGTGGCTTTACCGATGATTATATCAACAACATATTTcat GAGCTTTTCACTGCTGGTACAGATACAAGTGGAACAACAATTGA CGGAACAACAATTGAGTGGGCAATGGCTGAACTGATGAAAAATATAGATGCCATGAACAAAGTTCGCGATGAACTTACAAAGGAGATGATAGGAAATTTTGTACAAGAGTCTGATCTACCTCGGCTACCCTACCTTCATGCCTGTGTAAAAGAGACACTAAGATTACATCCTCCAGCACCATTTCTCCTTGCTCACCGTGCAATTGATACATGCACTGTGAAGAATTAT accaTACCCAAGGACTCTTCAATATTTGTGAATGCATGGGCAATTGGTCGGGACCCTGTGGCTTGGGATGATCCATTAACCTTCAAACCAGAGCGGTTCCTTGAATCTGATGTGGAATTCAAGGGTAACCATTTCCAATTCATACCCTTTGGTGCAGGAAGGAGAATCTGCCCAGGAATACCCATGCCTGCTAGGCAGATTCATTTCATTCTGGCTTCTTTGATTCACTCCTTCGATTGGTCTCTCCCAGAAGGCATGCATCCAGCCAATCTAGACATGACTGAAAAGTTTGGAATAATGTTACGGAAGAAACAACCTCTACTCCTCATTCCTAAAGCAAGACACAGTCAATGA